CTGTGGGAGGGAGGGGTCCTCGACGCTCTCACGATGCCTCACTTTCAGATATTCTGGGGAACAATGTCGGCACCTATTTCTATGTTGCTGGTGAAGAGCATGGGCAACTTAGGGGCCTGCGGATATTCTTATCGGTAATAGACCTCATCAAAGGGTGAGTAGGACTCTGGTCCCTACAGCATCCCTCACTTGGGCACACTTCCTGTGGCTTATTTAGAACCCTGACCTGAGCGAGCCTCCTTATGGCAGGAATACCCAGGCTTGGGACACTGGACACTAGGGACGCAGCTGGAGAGGGACCTCCAACCTTCTTGTTCAAAAAGGATCATAGAGGCTTGAAGGGTTCCTCTTCCAGCGGGTTCTGGTGGCTTTAGTGCCTCTTGGTGGTGACAGAAACTGCTCACATGTCTGAAAGGCAGCCCTGTCTTCACAGGACATACAATGTGAGTGCTGCTGCACTCTGTGCCTTCGCTCTGCTGTAGAAAGGCAGCCATTCCCTTGGGACAGGCCAGGTCTTGACTCTCCTCCCCAGTGTCTGACTGGAGATCTGGGGTTCTCCCAGAGTGTGGCTGAGGCCTTGTGTTactgttgccaagtaactgttGGTAAATGCAAACACAGTGCCCCAAGAATAATAGACTTCCAGAGGAACACTGAAGATTCTTTTAGTGTGTCCCCTGTGCAATATTGTGGTTATCTTAATCCTTAAAAAATGAGATGTTGGGTGagtggggagagggctcagtggataaagtctTTGCTGTGCAACTATGAGGCCCTAagtttggatccctggaacccatgtgaaaGCTGAGAGCAGCAGCACAGGACGGTACCCCTAAActgtgggagcagagacagggggagCCTGGACGGCCCCCTGGCCTGAGTCTTACCCAAAAGGCGATTCTAGCTTCCCTTGGAGGCTCTGCCTAAAACCATGAGGGGTGTGCCTGGGGACGtggcagggaaagggagaaagagcatTGGCTCTGCAAACtcgaagacctgggttcagatttCCAGAAGCCACATTAGAGGAAAAGGAGCCTGGGGGAAGGAGGTGGCTGTTAGCtgagcactggggtgggggtacagggagctcccaggagccctggccagccagtccagctgtAACACTGAGCTCCcactcagtgagaaaccctgtgtccCCACACTAAGGCAGGTAGTCATGGACGAAGACACTCGGTGCCCAACTGTAGCCtctacatgctcacacatgcatcctagataggcacacagacacatgcagagcacacacacacacacacacatacacaggcacatgcccAGGGGGAGAGTGatcaaggaaaacacacacatacaagggcaagcacacatgcatgcatcatCTACAGACACAGGTCATCTTGACAACACGGATACAACACGGATacactctttattattttatgttactGGTGGCTGAACTTACCACCTTCTACCTCCACTAAGGACTTGGCATATATGGTCCTACATggataaacatacacaaatacatgcacatacatgtgcacaaaatCAATAATAAATCAACGGCAAAAATGACCAAACAAACCATGTAACGGGAGTGTAGTGTACTGAAAATTACTCATGGCTATCTGAAATTCTAATTGTACTGGACATCCTTCCCGCATTCTGTCTGGAGGCTGATTTGATAGGCTTCTTACCttgtaaggaaagaaagaagttggCATTAGGAACAGTCCAGAAGACTTGGGGTGGTCATGTCACTTCTTAGCTCAGTAGAACATCTTCATGGCTCCCCTGGTCCCCcctgttcctctctccctgactACACAAGCAGACAAGAGCCTGTCTCTCTGGTCTTTGCTCATAAGATCCATCTCATGTGGTCTGATCTTTGCAGTGTGGCTCCTGCCTCACTTGGGGCGGATAAGGTAGAGGGCTCCAGAGGGGAAGCTATGAGTTGGGCAGAGCCTGGCAAACCTTCCAGCTCAGGGTGGGTGCAGTAGCAGACACAGCTGCCCTGGTGCAGATGCCTGACCTGGGCCAGAACTATGAGGAGGGCTGTTTCTGTGAGAAGAAGGATCCAGGCTGGCACATGAGAGCTGGGCACTTCTGGAGACTGAGCTGTAGACCAGAAAGCAGAGTAGGATGCAGATGTGAGAAAGAACGGGTGTCCCTGAGGTGTCCCTGTTGACTCGATCTCTCTCCAGCATCCAGCTGCGGTTTGGTGGTAACTGGAGTGACGTGTACGGATCCCGGTCACTAAAATATAAAGAGTTCCTTCTGGAGGATGGAGAGCACGTGACACAGGTGAGCGGCACCAGAAAGCTCTGCCTGACTTCCCTGAGCTTAACTACTGACAAGGGGCGAGCAGTCACCTTTGGTGTTAGACGTGGCTTCTCCTTTAATGAAAGTGGTGGTTCAGATAAGTATCTAGTGACTGTCAATGGTCTGTATGCACCGGGCCTCTGCCTTAATGGGATGGGcttcaaatggaaaaatattcatGATGACGTTGacaacaatgatgatgacaaggaagatgatgatgatgaacatGATAAGGACAATGAGGAAGACCATGGTGATAAAGACAATgacaaagatgatgatgatgacaaggaAGATGACAACAAGGAAGATGTTGATGATGAAAGAGATGACaaagatgatgaggaggaggaggatgaacagaaagatgatgatgacaatgatgatgaagaCGATGgcaaagatgatgatggtggtggtggtgatgacgacGACGGTGATGAGGAAGAAGAGTAGCATGTTCAGAGCTCAGCCCTGCATCCCCGCATTCCACCACCTCCTCTCAGCCAAGCTTACCCACTCACAGGGACCAATAGACCAGGTGACCCTGGGCTGGAGTAGGCAAAGTCCAAATGCCCTTTATCTCTCTGTCCAATAAAGTATGTGCATCTACGTGAGCCTGAGTGGTTGGTCCTCATCACCAAATGGGATTCCCAAGAACTTCCTTTACCTCCCCACTTTTTGGACCTACACCCGTACACTGAGTTAGGGTTTGCACAGAGAGACCCTTGGTCAActcagcaggaccaaggtctcCAGAATGAGGTCAGAACCAGCCACTGCCTGTCTCAAAGAAGCCCAGGGCTATGAGGAGAGCTCAGTGTGTGCGGACCAAAGCTGTCAGCGACTGACTCTGCAGTGTTTCTGTCCTCTCCCTTCTGTCCCAGACACTAATCCCCCTTAGAAAGCAAGGCTACCTGGAAAGTGTTCCCCACCTAactggggattaaacctagggCGTCCTGTATGCCAGAAAAGTGCTCttcatcgcttctcggccttttggctaagatcaagtgtagaaaagTGCTCTTCAACTGAGCCACATTCTTAGCTtacacttctgtctgtctgtctgtctatctatctatctatctatctatctatctatctatctatccatctatctatgagACAGGCTTTCacatagccctagctggcctacAACCAAGAATGACCAGCCTGCTTGGCATAGAAAACAAGTTTCATCGAGCCAGGCTCAGGCCATCTTCAACAGCCGTGCTAGTCAGCATCTTGGAGGCCTGCCCTGGTCAGGAGAGGTCTCCAGCCAATCGCCTtggcttccttcctcccctcacaGCGGCAGGGCCACACTCTGAAGAGTTTTAGAAATGAGTCTCGCAGATACTCCAATTTTGATTATAATATCTCTGGCAGCAAGGGGATAGGGCCATATATTTCAGGCCAATGAGTGTAAATTTCAATGAATGCAGCTGTGACAGATGTGGCACCTTTGTGAGAGGTGTAAGGTGATGCTCATGCCAAGGGAAGTTTGCAGAAGAGGGTGACACAAAGGAGAAGAACTTTCTCCTCCATCTCAGTTAAGTGTATTCCCTGACTGTGGTCCATGGACTCCAGGCCACTGCAACCTTCAATCAGCACTTATAACTAAAtaaactgggactggagagatggctcagtggttgagagcaccgactgctcttccagagatcctgagttcaaatcccagccactacatggtggctcacaaccatctgtaatgggatctgatgccctcttcttgtgtgtctgaggcAGTGAAggtgaaataaatataaacaaacaaacaaaccgggCAGGGCAGCCCGGCCCTATAATCCAAGctacttgagagactgaggcaggaggattcagaGCTTATAACCTGGCTAAGCTTCTTactgaggccctgcctcaaatgtttttttttttaaaacattttaattttggcagtttaaaaagaattattaactTCTATTTTTGCATTCACATGAGTGTTGCCTGGGTGTATATATGTCTCCTTCagagttttaattcttttaacgtgagagagcaagagaggggcagtgtggggggttgggggtctGGACAGCTGGCTCTCTTAAGCTCTGACTTCTCACAGCAGACCTGGTGTGGCTGCTGCACCCACATGGGGAAGCTCACTCCCTTCTGtagctccagcttcaggggatctgacgccctcttctggcactaAGTGTACATGtgctacacatatgcacaggcagCCAAATGCTCACACgcactttataaaaagaaagaagagaggctgagacagacgGCCATGTTGGCCCACGCCTGCCATGCTAGACTTTGGTAGAGGTAGgcgatcaggagttcaagtctaCTGCGTTAGTTGGGGTGCGCTACAGTGGCAGAACTGACAGAATGAACCTCTCCTcccatgtgtacatatacaacaGGGACTTCTTACGGAGGCTGAGAGGCTGTGGTGCAACTAATCCAACAACAGCCGTGAAAGGGAAAATCCAAGAATCCAGAAGTTACCCAGCCCACGCGGCTGGATGTCTGCATGGGTTTTCAGTAGAccctggaatcccaaagaagtaggctctgatGCAGTGAAGGAATGCACTAGATGGAGGAGAGCTACGTGTTGGCTATTTAAAAAGAGCTGCCTTCCTAGGagatctattattttttttttaaccaatgagAGTTGAAtccaagttacacacacacacacacacacacacacacacacacacacatacacacacacacacgtgcgtgcgcacTAAAGAAGAGTTGaatcagatatatacatatatgtatgtatttttattataagcCTTTTGTTATAAGTTTAAAGCcaattttattacaaatattacAGATTTTTGAACCATACACAACTGCACTTGGGAATCCTGAGACAGaacttacagttttttttttgtttttttttcggagctggggacggaacccagggccttgcgcttcctaggcaagcgctctaccactgagctaaatccccaacccctagaacttACAGTTTTAAGGAACTATTTTTCAGAGAACAGCACAGAGAAGGATTGAAGATGAAAGATTTTTAAGAGTGAGAAGcagaaccttctttttttttaaatttttttaaaagattttgtttatttacttattttatatataagtacactgtagctgtcttcagacacaccagaagagggcatcagatcccattacagatggctgtgagctaccatgtggttgctgggatttgaactcagggcctctggaagagcagtcagtgctcctaaccactgagccatctctccagccccccttttttccccttctttctttttctttttttttttttctggagttgaGGACCCAACCCACGGCCtttagcttgctaggcaagcgctgtaccactgagctaaatccccaacccccccccgaTAACCAACTTTGGGATCACTTGCTTATGTGCAGACAGAAGTTGTCAGAATCTTGGAGAATTTGGAAATTGA
The genomic region above belongs to Rattus rattus isolate New Zealand chromosome 9, Rrattus_CSIRO_v1, whole genome shotgun sequence and contains:
- the LOC116909488 gene encoding prostatic spermine-binding protein translates to MLLLVTLALLAGPTCRAQNILGNNVGTYFYVAGEEHGQLRGLRIFLSVIDLIKGIQLRFGGNWSDVYGSRSLKYKEFLLEDGEHVTQVSGTRKLCLTSLSLTTDKGRAVTFGVRRGFSFNESGGSDKYLVTVNGLYAPGLCLNGMGFKWKNIHDDVDNNDDDKEDDDDEHDKDNEEDHGDKDNDKDDDDDKEDDNKEDVDDERDDKDDEEEEDEQKDDDDNDDEDDGKDDDGGGGDDDDGDEEEE